The stretch of DNA CTAATTCAAGTTCTAATGACAAATTTCAACTATGCAAATTGAAAGAGGGTAAACAAGTTTCATTTTATAATATTGGCGCTTCCTTAAGAGTCACTAATGAGATCAAAGATCTTGATACTCTGTATTTAGTACACAATAACGCCGACGAAAAATCTAATTAAGAAGGACACTATAAATAACAAACAATCGCGCGGAACGTCAAGCGTATATactatataaaaagaaaacaaaaaaaatcaataacCCATTAAAGATACataatcaataaaaaacgATATTAAAAAGCACGTAAAGTacttaatatttttttaataatagACATTTTCGCCCTTActttttaaataaaaaacataaaaaaatatcaaatgtacatcaaaatcataaTACTAGAACAAAATGTGAAGATCACTGGACGGTGGTGGGAATGATTACAAAAAACCTCCTCCGTTTTCTATTCTAACAGCATCCTAGCTTACTGAAAAAACCTTTCGATGATTTGTTACTATTTCTATCTTGCGCTGCGTTTTTAGCGTTTTGTTCGTCGTTCGCCGTTGGTTGCGCATTATATGGATACTTGTTAGTTTGACCATTGGCACCTGTATTGGCAAACTGTTTGGATTTCTGTTGcatttgcttttgttgttgctgaGCATATTTTTGTTGAGTTTGTTGCTGATATGCTTCATACGAAGTTGGATCAAGCTTCGACGCCTCTCTTTCTTCGTCATAGTGCGAGTCATCTGGTTGTAATTGATAACGATTGGCCTGTTGCTGGGCCTGGGCTTGTTGcaattgttgttgctgcaCTTTGGCTTGTGCTTGAGCCTGTGCTTGAGCCTGAGcctgctgttgttgttgctgttgatTGTaatgatggtgatgatCGGGTGATGAATATTGATGGTTTTTACTTCTATgcctttttgatttttcatttggtgGATTTGGGTGACCATAACCATGTAAGTTCGGCTTTTTGTTTATCGACAAATCCCAACCACGGCCACCATTCAGCTTCATCCAATCATATTGTCCATCTGCTGTTTCACCTAAATCATCCAACACAGATAAAAGTAACATGCGGTAGCCCTCATAATCAGGAGTTTCCTCAAACGATAAATTTCTGACTATTTCCAAATACCTACCAAATTGGATTGGGAGACCCTGAGCTAAATCGTAAACATTTGTtagtcttttcttttcgccaATTTTTTCGTACTTTTGCTTGTTATTTGGTGCTTTCAAACCTTGCCATGGTAGCTGCCCCctcaagaaataaaagaagacATGACCCATAGCTTCCATATCGTCTCTTCTCGATTGTTCTCTACCCAAATGTGTATTTATCGACATGTATCTTGCTGTGCCACTtaatgatttcttttccctGTACGGAATATGTTGTTTAGTTTTTGGATCACGATATTGTTTGGCCATACCAAAGTCAATTAGATGAACTTTGTTAGCATCTGGTTGACCCGGTCTTCcgatcaaaaaattatcagGTTTAATATCACGGTATATCAAATCATGAGCGTGCAAATCTTCAATTAAAGTTATCATTTGTACTGCGACTTGTACAACAGTTTTTACCGAAAATCTTCTTCCACACCAATCGAATAAATCTTCTAAAGAAGGACCAAGCAGATCAATAACCAATATGTTATGTAATCCTTCCTGACCAAAGTAGTATTCTTGTGGTATACCAGGTGTTCCCGCTAAAATTTTATAGGTCCGATATTCGTCCTTTAGCTGTGGGGCTTCTGTTTTTCTTGGTTCAAACTTGATAGCAACTGGTAATCCATTGATCATGTTTGTACCTTCAAAAAGTACACCAAATGAACCTTCACCGATTTTCTTACCTATCTTATAGTGCAGCCCGACTATAGTGGAATCGTCGCGTGATTGTGAGCCAGAATAGGAGGCAGAGCTATTGCCAGTGTTGTGATTTAGGTTAGAGCTAACATGTAAGGATGGGGGTAAAGTACCATTGACCAATCTAACATTGCTACGGTTAGGCATTTGTGAGTTCATTGTGTTATTATTGACAGCTAAACCAGAGTTCGTTGCTGTCAAAGGACTTTGCACTTGAgacatttttggaaaactATTTTCTTGGCTTATATGCTGTGTTCAGTAGAAACAACAAGTTTTGTCTATCaaaatggagaaaaaaactttctaATATGATCTGCACAGAAACACGAAACACAACCACGTTCTTAAATCTCgaaagagaaaaacaatatcaaaCGAAAGAAGTAATTTCCGTAAAGaaactctttttttctgtctgaaaaaaaaggtactTAGGAATATATGCGGATTACAAAGGtatacaaaaaaaactctATCTCATACACAATAACTTAAACTTGCTTTTTATTATCATGttctttacttttctttaatttccctcctgaaaaaattaaaaatttttcattactcATTTTGTGGAGACACCCACAGCCCACACTTTAATGAGTGTTCTAACGTTCAAGGTTGATATTATCACCAAATTTAGCATACAGGATCGCCTTCAGAGCATCAAGACGGGAATCAATGTCTCTTTGCTTGTCCTCTAAAGTCTCTATTTTGTTGTCGAGACGTTCTGCGTCTTTTTCGAGCTGTGCGGTAACTTTGCTCTGTTTCATGAAGATAAAGAGGTCGCCCACCTTGTATTGCACGGGCTCATCTTCGtcaatcaattcaattTCTAGAGACACATCATCGAGGTACTCCTTCTCCTCCCTCTGTAAACTCAATTCCTGCGCAATGGCGTCCTTACGCATAATCAACTTCGAAAACTCGTTGATCTTTTGCTGATCTTCGAACGTTACCTGAGTGTTGTTCCTTTGTCCCTGTGGTAACAGTTCCATAATGGTCCTCTGTTAGTTTCTTGGCGTTGTGTATTCTGGTAGTTTCCGCAGGACCAAACAGAGCATAAGTCCTCTAAGTACTTAGCTTCCTGTAAAATTGTATGAAAAGCCGCCTCTGCTGATCATGAATGACGGCCTAGCGTTCCTCATATGATTTAGATAAAAACATAGAAAGGTATGTTAATAGTACGAGAGAATTCGGAGACCTTAGGTTTCACAACTGGAATTGGGTTAACTCGTTGAGTCACTGTCGAATGTCCGAAGAAGTATGGAATGGAAACCAAGGAATCCTCTCCGTATATGTGAGCAAAGCTAGAGACTTGCCTAATTTGAATAAACTGGACAAGCAAAATGTAATGCTTAGGTTGCGAATAGCTCATATGACAAGAGCCAGCAACACTCTACATCGAGCAGGTCAAAACCCTGTTTTCCATtatttagaaaaatttgatattACTCCAGAGATAAAGCCTTTAATGTACGTCGAAGTTTACTGCGatagaaggaaaaaatctCCGCTGCCAATTGGAAGATGTGAAATAGACCTTTTAAATGCTATTAGAGCAGACCCGAAGGAGGGTTATTGTACCTGGTACGAACTGAAAAGAAGTGGGGATGAATTTGCTGGCACTATATTCATTGAGTTGACTTTCACTCCCAAAGTACCTCGTTTAAACAGGGACGATCTTAACAAAGAAATGGACAGGTTGGATTCATCTATGGCTATGAGGCCGATACCACCATTGCCAACAGAATCAGAGTATGACTATGTTCATGGTTCTACGATGAGACAGATTACTCCCCAGTGTGTTAGCACAAGTCACGAGGATAAGGATGAGGGACAGCCCTACAGAAATGGCAATGTTTTCTCCATGTCATCTAAATCAGATACAGCGGTATTGGCAAATAGTAATGACCCAATAATTTTACCTCCAACTTTTTCAGCATCCATGGGTACAACGTCTACATTAGAAACTAATGATACTGCTATATCAAACACTTCGAATACAAAATTCCATTTTGCCAATTTAAGGAAATTAAAGGAGAagataaatatatttaagAATCCTGATAGTTCAACAAACAACTGCCAAAATGAATCTAACAAGGTAGATATTGAGGCACTTCAAAAGGCTATTGGTGTAACTTCGTTGTCTTACgacgaagatgatgacgatgacgacGAAAATGACGCATTTTATTCTTCCAGCCATAGAGTCTCCCACAACTATAACCAACCGCCCTTACCTCCTATACCGACCAGAGATGATATGTCCAATTATTCAAGTTCGCGCAATACGCCGTTAGTAAGAAGAGATAGACCCTCACGCCTAGATTCCTCTTCGCCTAACTCACATCCTCATCCATCAGGCCTGAATTCTCCAAAACTACCACCTCTACCGACTACTTCGAATTCCAATTTTAATTCGAGGAAGAATTCGATGTCTcctacaagaaaaagaccACCTCCAAGGCTCAGCTAATGACAAGAGAAACATGCTGTTATTGTAATACTAATATTTAAATAGAATTAAGATTTTTAATGTTTACcaagattttttcttttttaaattttattatttcaaTATGTATACATAAATCTGTTGCGCCCTCACCGCCGATCTAAAccataaagaaaaatgctAATTGTACAAATTCtgctttgaagaatatCCAAAAATATGGTAAAGCGGTATAAATTTTCAACTAAAAGGCGGCCTCTTCATTTGGatcctcttcatcaccgtaatcatcatcgtcaccATTGTTGAAATACTTTTCAGCATtataatcatcatcatcttcttcgtcttcatcttcttcgaaATCATCATCCGccaaatcatcatcttctccTTCGCCTGTTTTACTTCCTTTTGCTGCCCCATCACCCGTCGACGCATCATCCACATCTTCTGCCAACTCCTTTAACTTTGCCAGCATGGATAGTCCGATGTTTTCATCTTGTAAACCTGTACCAGTAAAAACATCATCGGCATTATTAAACTTGGAGATTGccaataattttttcttgttgatCCCCATTACATTGTACAATTCATTGGGAAAGAGGTTCAAATTATACGGATGATCATCAATAGAAATACctattttcctttttttcaaatatttatcGGAATATCTTTCAATGCCATCATTAGTATCGTCTTCGTCTAGGATTATGTTGGGTTTGCGTTTACCGCTCTTGCTGTTTTCCTGTTGATCTATTATCAAGCTCATTGATCCGGTATAAAATGGGCCATCTTTAACAGTCTTTCCAAAATTGATGTACTTTACTGCTAAAGATCTTTCCTTATTTGTTATAGGACCATTGATGGGCAATGGGATGGATGGAAATTCCGTAATATGATTTTTGCCTACATCTCCATAACCTAATCCGAAGGGTAGATTGCTCATATAGTTGCTCCCGCCACCTCTACTGCCGCCCCTATAAGAACTCATGTTTGTTCGGGGTATATATGCTCGGTACTATCAAGTTACAATATCTTTCTGTCGTGTTGTTTTCTATAGGTTGCTGCGATGAGGAaactattttcttctttgagattttttcaaatttctcttcatttttcatgCGGCCGCACAAGAGTTGAAACCACTGACGAAAGCAATTTCAGTTCATTGAGTTACACCTAGCGAGGCACTTCTTTGTGGAATGGTAGCCATTGTATTGAGATTTTTCTTGTCGACCATCagcctttttcttcataagagaaaagaagatcTCGTTCATGACTGCTAATTACTTTGAACGATCACCTCTGCAATGTGACATTTGTTCGAAAGCCGCCCATTagtattgaaaataatttatattttcaattggCTAGACTACGAAATTTGGACAAGCCATTGCTGCGTAATCCTTTCTCTTCTACGTCACAGTACATCTCTTTAAACCTTTTCGTTTCTCGGCTGTTTAAGGAAAGTATCGTCTTGCCGTATCTACATAAATCAATTCTTacccattttcttttgcattCTAGCCGTTAATTCACGGCTTAGTCGTTTGATATCGTGTTTGAATTGTGAATTGCATCATTCATGCGGAATGGGAATCATCGCAGTCGTTATCCGTCTCACAAACGTCGGCATTTGCTGACTATTAAGGCGACACGTAACCTACAAACTCAATTTGAGACGCAAACGCAAGTTGATTAGACGTTGAGAATGATGCAAGTAGCAACATCGGTAATGGTTAGACTATTTTATCAGAAAACTAtagaaaaactaaaaacaaaacaatgTCACAATGACAAAGAGGAACCCATACATACACAGAGAGCCTATTCTTCCAGTAGTTCCTCAATATCAGCATCACTATCTGGGTCCAACCCTTGGTTTCTTCTCTTAGCCTCTTCCAAAGCGTTTTCAAACAACTCCTGTTGTCTTTTaactcttcttctagtTTTCTTACCCCAACCGAAAGAAGTTGTTTCTGCTGTTGCAGCATCATCTGGCTTGTCGATCAGGTCTTTTGAtctcttttcctctttgtCTCGTTTGTCCTTTTCCACTTGGGCAGCCAACTGCTTCTTCGCCAATTCCCTGGATGCGATATTTCTTAAGAGTAAATAACCACCTACAATTATCACCAATCTTATAAAGTGCTTGTAGTCATAGTTGACTAGTTTTGCCATCCAGGTATCCACCCATGTTTCCGCTACTTCAGACATCTCTTTCAATTACTCGGCagtttttctcttcataACATCTTTTCCTCATACAAACCGCCGAGTGCACATAAATACAACtacaaataataatatgTTGACATCGGATGGAGATCACTAACTAAACCGCCACCGCGCTAATTCTGcacaaattcaaatttcatcatcgcTCTCCACGTCATCATGGACGTCTTCCACCTCGGCGGATTCTTCGTCTTTTGATAGAATTTCCACAGCCCGCGGACGCACAAACGATCCGTGACCCGGCGCCACAGGCCCAAACAGTGTTACCCCATTTATGCGCCCATCGTTTTTGCCTGCGGCTTCCGGGAATTCCACACCGCACCATGTGCCCATCACG from Saccharomyces cerevisiae S288C chromosome XIV, complete sequence encodes:
- the RPC31 gene encoding DNA-directed RNA polymerase III subunit C31 (RNA polymerase III subunit C31), with the translated sequence MSSYRGGSRGGGSNYMSNLPFGLGYGDVGKNHITEFPSIPLPINGPITNKERSLAVKYINFGKTVKDGPFYTGSMSLIIDQQENSKSGKRKPNIILDEDDTNDGIERYSDKYLKKRKIGISIDDHPYNLNLFPNELYNVMGINKKKLLAISKFNNADDVFTGTGLQDENIGLSMLAKLKELAEDVDDASTGDGAAKGSKTGEGEDDDLADDDFEEDEDEEDDDDYNAEKYFNNGDDDDYGDEEDPNEEAAF
- the PGA2 gene encoding Pga2p (Essential protein required for maturation of Gas1p and Pho8p; involved in protein trafficking; GFP-fusion protein localizes to the ER and YFP-fusion protein to the nuclear envelope-ER network; null mutants have a cell separation defect); this translates as MSEVAETWVDTWMAKLVNYDYKHFIRLVIIVGGYLLLRNIASRELAKKQLAAQVEKDKRDKEEKRSKDLIDKPDDAATAETTSFGWGKKTRRRVKRQQELFENALEEAKRRNQGLDPDSDADIEELLEE
- the YCK2 gene encoding serine/threonine protein kinase YCK2 (Palmitoylated plasma membrane-bound casein kinase I (CK1) isoform; shares redundant functions with Yck1p in morphogenesis, proper septin assembly, endocytic trafficking, and glucose sensing; stabilized by Sod1p binding in the presence of glucose and oxygen, causing glucose repression of respiratory metabolism; involved in the phosphorylation and regulation of glucose sensor Rgt2p; YCK2 has a paralog, YCK1, that arose from the whole genome duplication) yields the protein MSQVQSPLTATNSGLAVNNNTMNSQMPNRSNVRLVNGTLPPSLHVSSNLNHNTGNSSASYSGSQSRDDSTIVGLHYKIGKKIGEGSFGVLFEGTNMINGLPVAIKFEPRKTEAPQLKDEYRTYKILAGTPGIPQEYYFGQEGLHNILVIDLLGPSLEDLFDWCGRRFSVKTVVQVAVQMITLIEDLHAHDLIYRDIKPDNFLIGRPGQPDANKVHLIDFGMAKQYRDPKTKQHIPYREKKSLSGTARYMSINTHLGREQSRRDDMEAMGHVFFYFLRGQLPWQGLKAPNNKQKYEKIGEKKRLTNVYDLAQGLPIQFGRYLEIVRNLSFEETPDYEGYRMLLLSVLDDLGETADGQYDWMKLNGGRGWDLSINKKPNLHGYGHPNPPNEKSKRHRSKNHQYSSPDHHHHYNQQQQQQQAQAQAQAQAQAKVQQQQLQQAQAQQQANRYQLQPDDSHYDEEREASKLDPTSYEAYQQQTQQKYAQQQQKQMQQKSKQFANTGANGQTNKYPYNAQPTANDEQNAKNAAQDRNSNKSSKGFFSKLGCC
- the INN1 gene encoding Inn1p (Essential protein that associates with contractile actomyosin ring; required for ingression of the plasma membrane into the bud neck during cytokinesis; C2 domain, a membrane targeting module, is required for function; activates chitin synthase activity of Chs2p during cytokinesis); translated protein: MSEEVWNGNQGILSVYVSKARDLPNLNKLDKQNVMLRLRIAHMTRASNTLHRAGQNPVFHYLEKFDITPEIKPLMYVEVYCDRRKKSPLPIGRCEIDLLNAIRADPKEGYCTWYELKRSGDEFAGTIFIELTFTPKVPRLNRDDLNKEMDRLDSSMAMRPIPPLPTESEYDYVHGSTMRQITPQCVSTSHEDKDEGQPYRNGNVFSMSSKSDTAVLANSNDPIILPPTFSASMGTTSTLETNDTAISNTSNTKFHFANLRKLKEKINIFKNPDSSTNNCQNESNKVDIEALQKAIGVTSLSYDEDDDDDDENDAFYSSSHRVSHNYNQPPLPPIPTRDDMSNYSSSRNTPLVRRDRPSRLDSSSPNSHPHPSGLNSPKLPPLPTTSNSNFNSRKNSMSPTRKRPPPRLS
- the GIM3 gene encoding tubulin-binding prefolding complex subunit GIM3 (Subunit of the heterohexameric cochaperone prefoldin complex; prefoldin binds specifically to cytosolic chaperonin and transfers target proteins to it; prefoldin complex also localizes to chromatin of actively transcribed genes in the nucleus and facilitates transcriptional elongation); this encodes MELLPQGQRNNTQVTFEDQQKINEFSKLIMRKDAIAQELSLQREEKEYLDDVSLEIELIDEDEPVQYKVGDLFIFMKQSKVTAQLEKDAERLDNKIETLEDKQRDIDSRLDALKAILYAKFGDNINLER